Proteins found in one Verrucomicrobiia bacterium genomic segment:
- a CDS encoding Rieske 2Fe-2S domain-containing protein: MNSMFAAADTESLPPGQVRTVEVRGHRVALANVDGEFFAVADRCPHRGGPLGAGFLQGRTLHCPLHGWGFDVATGACDTRPELPVNCHRVEVRDGQVWIELGGD, encoded by the coding sequence ATGAATTCCATGTTTGCTGCAGCCGACACCGAGTCGTTGCCTCCGGGACAGGTTCGGACAGTTGAGGTTCGCGGACACCGCGTTGCCCTTGCGAACGTGGACGGGGAATTTTTCGCCGTGGCCGACCGTTGCCCGCACCGGGGGGGGCCGCTGGGCGCCGGATTCCTCCAAGGTCGGACGCTCCATTGTCCGCTGCATGGTTGGGGATTCGATGTCGCCACGGGCGCCTGCGATACACGTCCGGAGCTCCCGGTGAACTGTCACCGGGTGGAAGTCCGGGACGGCCAGGTGTGGATCGAGCTTGGCGGAGACTGA